The following coding sequences are from one Sulfitobacter sp. HNIBRBA3233 window:
- a CDS encoding phosphatidylglycerophosphatase A family protein: MRGAELIGTVLGVGYVKPASGTWGSLVALPWAWLLHVVGGLPLLVVGIAVAFAAGWWATARMTAGSDDHDPSEIVVDELVGQWIALLPLSVASWRMGIDITVMWPGWIAAFVLFRLFDIWKPGPIGWADRRGDPLGVMLDDVIAGIVAAIGVVVLAGAYHAF; the protein is encoded by the coding sequence ATGAGGGGCGCTGAGCTGATCGGCACGGTGCTGGGGGTTGGCTATGTCAAACCCGCCTCGGGCACATGGGGGTCGCTGGTCGCGCTGCCGTGGGCGTGGCTCTTGCACGTGGTGGGCGGCCTGCCGCTGCTGGTGGTGGGCATTGCCGTGGCTTTCGCGGCGGGCTGGTGGGCCACAGCCCGGATGACGGCGGGCAGCGACGATCACGACCCGTCCGAGATCGTCGTGGACGAGTTGGTGGGCCAGTGGATCGCACTTTTGCCGCTCTCCGTCGCCAGTTGGCGCATGGGCATTGATATCACGGTGATGTGGCCGGGCTGGATCGCGGCCTTTGTGCTGTTCCGGCTGTTCGATATCTGGAAACCCGGCCCCATCGGCTGGGCGGACCGGCGCGGCGACCCGCTCGGGGTGATGCTGGACGATGTGATCGCGGGCATTGTCGCCGCCATCGGTGTCGTGGTTCTGGCCGGAGCCTACCATGCGTTCTGA
- a CDS encoding DUF6477 family protein — translation MQDIHSLLATLHRPRLMMRAARIGAETYKRESHLSRLLGYGMLPRHAQALMRLVDMESELERQRTGSDGAYAMLRHIDVLIAIVAEARLLRAAHDGPQRI, via the coding sequence ATGCAAGATATCCACAGCCTTCTCGCCACCCTGCACCGCCCCCGCCTGATGATGCGGGCGGCGCGGATCGGGGCGGAAACCTACAAGCGCGAGAGCCATCTGTCGCGTCTGCTGGGGTACGGTATGCTGCCGCGCCACGCGCAGGCGCTGATGCGGCTGGTGGATATGGAAAGCGAGCTGGAGCGCCAGCGCACCGGCAGCGACGGTGCCTACGCGATGCTGCGCCACATCGATGTGCTGATCGCCATCGTCGCCGAGGCGCGTCTGCTGCGGGCCGCCCATGATGGCCCGCAGCGGATCTGA
- a CDS encoding DUF6456 domain-containing protein — MPAWVPKSVRNYLGHTEMGIPIRVLARDQDCHASTILRQIRRVETLRDDPLVDGMLRSLGRAAEAPETKSAFAPAPAAGQDLPDAGTLSGEALRVLRRLCERGAVLAVAAEMEKAVIVRDDQDGQSTRTAVVDRTIAEALALKGWIAADRPARITRYAITAAGRAALSDLVAQAGQPQPPGEDDTTPGPGRVRYSLAESPLAALARRRDRGGEPFLAASLVRAGERLREDFELAGLGPRLAQVWDLFIENPSADILPEPPAKGTAAARAQTAVMAALADLGPGLSDVTLRCCCYLEGLETAEKRLGWSARSGKIVLRIALMRLQRHYDERRAEGSAMIG; from the coding sequence ATGCCGGCATGGGTACCGAAATCGGTCAGGAACTATCTGGGCCATACGGAAATGGGCATTCCGATCCGCGTTCTGGCACGGGATCAGGATTGCCACGCCTCTACCATCCTGCGGCAGATCAGGCGGGTAGAGACGCTGCGCGACGATCCGCTGGTGGACGGGATGCTCAGATCGCTTGGCCGCGCAGCCGAAGCGCCCGAGACGAAATCGGCTTTCGCGCCAGCACCCGCTGCCGGGCAGGATCTGCCGGATGCGGGAACGCTCAGCGGTGAAGCTCTGCGTGTTTTGCGCCGCTTGTGCGAACGCGGTGCCGTGCTCGCCGTCGCCGCCGAGATGGAAAAGGCAGTGATCGTGCGCGACGATCAGGACGGGCAGAGCACCCGCACCGCCGTGGTCGACCGCACCATCGCGGAGGCGCTGGCGCTCAAGGGCTGGATCGCAGCCGACCGCCCCGCGCGGATCACGCGCTATGCGATCACGGCGGCGGGCCGCGCGGCCCTGTCGGATCTGGTGGCGCAAGCCGGCCAGCCCCAGCCCCCCGGCGAAGACGACACCACGCCCGGTCCGGGCCGGGTCCGCTATTCGCTCGCCGAAAGCCCGCTGGCCGCGCTGGCGCGCCGCCGCGACCGGGGTGGCGAGCCGTTCCTTGCCGCGTCTTTGGTGCGCGCCGGTGAGCGTCTGCGAGAGGATTTCGAGCTTGCGGGCCTCGGGCCACGGCTGGCGCAGGTCTGGGACCTATTCATCGAAAACCCCAGCGCCGACATCCTGCCGGAACCGCCCGCCAAGGGCACGGCTGCCGCCCGTGCGCAGACCGCGGTGATGGCGGCGCTTGCCGATCTCGGGCCGGGTCTGTCGGACGTGACCTTGCGGTGCTGCTGCTATCTCGAAGGTCTCGAGACGGCGGAAAAACGTCTCGGCTGGTCGGCGCGGTCGGGCAAGATCGTCTTGCGCATCGCGCTCATGCGTTTGCAGCGCCACTACGACGAAAGGCGTGCGGAGGGCAGCGCCATGATCGGCTGA
- a CDS encoding c-type cytochrome: MRLFTNKAFTLSLVGLAATATVAMAASHSQKGLEDAVKARHAQMQMVGYHTGMLGAIAKGEAEFDAQIVSAAAANLAALATMERATLWIEGSEQGAVEGSRAKAEIWSDPDGFAAKFGDLEKAALAFEGAADAAAVGAAMGALGGSCKGCHETYRGPKN; the protein is encoded by the coding sequence ATGAGACTTTTCACGAACAAGGCCTTCACCCTTTCGCTGGTCGGGCTTGCCGCGACAGCAACCGTCGCAATGGCCGCCAGCCATAGCCAGAAAGGTCTGGAAGATGCGGTAAAGGCGCGCCATGCGCAGATGCAGATGGTGGGCTATCACACGGGCATGCTGGGCGCGATCGCCAAGGGCGAAGCGGAATTCGACGCGCAGATCGTCTCTGCGGCGGCGGCCAACCTTGCCGCGCTGGCCACGATGGAGCGTGCGACCCTCTGGATCGAGGGCAGCGAACAGGGTGCTGTGGAAGGATCCCGCGCCAAGGCCGAGATCTGGAGCGATCCGGACGGTTTTGCCGCCAAGTTCGGCGATCTGGAGAAAGCCGCACTGGCCTTCGAGGGTGCCGCTGACGCAGCAGCCGTAGGGGCGGCCATGGGCGCGCTCGGCGGGTCGTGCAAAGGCTGTCACGAAACCTATCGCGGCCCCAAGAACTGA
- the hpt gene encoding hypoxanthine phosphoribosyltransferase → MPTRPYVIDEMISAKSIAARTEEMCREIQAEFADTDKLVVVGLLRGSFVFIADLVRELDLPIEVDFLEASSYGNAMESSREVRILKDLRGGIEGRDVLLVEDIVDTGHTLHHVTGMLRARKPKRLKTVALLDKPSRREVDLRADHTGFEIPDEFVVGYGIDFAQRNRNLPYIGKVRFTDEGE, encoded by the coding sequence ATGCCCACGCGTCCTTATGTCATAGACGAGATGATCTCGGCCAAGTCCATCGCGGCGCGGACCGAAGAGATGTGCCGCGAGATACAGGCGGAATTCGCGGATACCGACAAGCTGGTGGTTGTGGGCCTTTTGCGCGGATCCTTCGTGTTTATCGCCGATCTGGTGCGCGAGCTGGACCTGCCCATCGAGGTCGATTTCCTGGAGGCGTCGAGCTATGGCAACGCCATGGAATCGAGCCGCGAGGTGCGTATCCTCAAGGACCTGCGCGGCGGAATCGAGGGGCGCGATGTGCTGCTGGTCGAGGATATCGTCGATACCGGCCACACGCTGCACCACGTCACCGGCATGCTGCGCGCGCGCAAGCCCAAGCGGCTGAAAACCGTGGCCCTGCTCGACAAACCCTCGCGCCGCGAGGTGGATCTGCGCGCCGATCACACCGGTTTCGAAATTCCCGATGAATTCGTCGTCGGCTACGGCATCGACTTCGCGCAGCGCAATCGCAACCTGCCCTATATCGGCAAGGTCCGATTCACCGACGAGGGGGAGTGA
- the lipA gene encoding lipoyl synthase, producing MRDLKIPEQRHPEKARRPDNPQPKKPDWIRVKAPGGKGYTETAKIMRDNKLVTVCEEAGCPNVGECWSQGHATMMIMGEVCTRACTFCNIATGKPPEALDVFEPGRVADAVAKLGLNHVVITSVDRDDVEDGGAEHFAQTIRAVRHRSPDTTIEILTPDFIRCGPEALEKVVEARPDVFNHNLETVPGLYPEVRPGARYFHSLRLLQRVKELDPSMFTKSGIMVGLGEDRQAVIQVMEDMRAADIDFLTIGQYLQPTPKHHRVDRFVHPDEFKAYEKAAYGKGFLMVSATPLTRSSYHAGDDFAQLRAARNARLGIA from the coding sequence ATGCGCGATCTTAAGATACCCGAGCAACGCCATCCCGAAAAAGCGCGTCGCCCGGACAATCCGCAGCCCAAGAAACCCGACTGGATCCGCGTCAAGGCGCCCGGCGGCAAGGGCTATACGGAAACCGCCAAGATCATGCGTGACAACAAGCTGGTCACCGTCTGCGAGGAAGCGGGTTGCCCCAACGTCGGCGAATGCTGGAGCCAGGGACACGCCACGATGATGATCATGGGCGAGGTCTGTACCCGCGCCTGCACCTTCTGCAACATCGCCACCGGCAAGCCGCCCGAGGCGCTGGATGTGTTCGAACCCGGGCGCGTCGCCGACGCCGTGGCCAAGCTGGGGTTGAACCATGTGGTCATCACCAGCGTGGACCGCGACGACGTCGAAGATGGCGGGGCCGAGCATTTTGCCCAGACCATTCGCGCCGTGCGCCACCGCAGCCCCGACACCACCATCGAGATCCTGACACCCGATTTCATCCGCTGCGGCCCCGAGGCGCTGGAAAAAGTGGTCGAGGCCCGCCCGGACGTGTTCAACCACAACCTCGAAACCGTGCCGGGCCTCTATCCCGAAGTGCGCCCCGGTGCGCGCTACTTCCACTCCCTGCGCCTGTTGCAGCGGGTGAAGGAGCTCGATCCGTCGATGTTCACCAAGTCGGGCATCATGGTGGGATTGGGCGAAGACCGGCAGGCCGTCATTCAGGTGATGGAAGACATGCGCGCCGCCGACATCGATTTCCTGACCATCGGCCAATACCTGCAACCGACGCCGAAACACCACCGCGTCGACCGTTTCGTGCATCCCGACGAATTCAAGGCCTACGAAAAAGCCGCCTATGGCAAGGGGTTCCTGATGGTCTCGGCGACACCGCTCACGCGGTCGAGCTATCACGCGGGCGACGATTTCGCGCAACTGCGGGCTGCGCGGAATGCCCGCCTCGGCATCGCCTAA
- a CDS encoding c-type cytochrome, giving the protein MKRFFGIVIACALIGAGVFWWVTRPAPVMAAVAEGHVADSENGALVFAAAGCSSCHAAPEGEDKTLLAGGHSFATDFGTFYAPNISPGPDGIGGWTLPDFARALRQGVSPEGRHYYPAFPYTSYVHMTDGDVADLWAYMNTLPVSETPSRAHEVSFPFNVTRGLGLWKALYLKTDFVVAQTTSAEVERGRYLVEALGHCAECHTPRDALGGLDREAWLSGAPNPSGKGEIPDLTSEGLDWSEADLVAYFTSGFTPDYDSVGGTMAAVVDNLAQLPEDDRAAIAAYVKALP; this is encoded by the coding sequence ATGAAACGATTTTTCGGGATCGTTATCGCCTGCGCCCTGATCGGCGCGGGCGTTTTCTGGTGGGTGACAAGGCCCGCACCGGTGATGGCCGCTGTGGCCGAGGGGCACGTGGCCGATTCGGAAAACGGTGCGCTGGTCTTTGCCGCGGCGGGCTGTTCGTCCTGCCATGCCGCACCAGAGGGCGAGGACAAGACGCTGCTGGCAGGCGGCCACAGCTTTGCGACGGACTTCGGGACGTTCTACGCGCCCAATATCTCGCCCGGCCCGGACGGGATCGGCGGATGGACCCTGCCCGATTTTGCCCGTGCCCTGCGACAAGGGGTGTCACCGGAGGGGCGGCATTACTATCCCGCCTTTCCCTACACCAGCTACGTCCATATGACCGACGGGGATGTTGCCGATCTCTGGGCCTATATGAACACCCTGCCCGTGTCGGAGACCCCCAGCCGCGCCCATGAGGTATCGTTTCCCTTCAATGTGACCCGTGGTCTGGGGCTTTGGAAAGCGCTCTATCTGAAGACCGATTTCGTGGTCGCGCAGACAACGTCTGCCGAAGTGGAGCGCGGCCGCTATCTGGTCGAGGCCCTGGGCCACTGCGCCGAATGCCACACGCCGCGCGACGCGCTCGGAGGGCTTGACCGCGAGGCATGGCTGTCGGGCGCGCCGAACCCCTCCGGCAAGGGCGAGATTCCCGATCTCACGTCCGAAGGGCTGGACTGGTCAGAGGCCGATCTGGTTGCCTATTTCACCTCCGGCTTCACGCCGGATTACGATTCGGTGGGCGGGACGATGGCGGCGGTCGTCGACAATCTGGCCCAATTGCCCGAAGACGATCGCGCCGCCATTGCCGCCTATGTAAAGGCCCTGCCCTGA
- a CDS encoding CinA family protein, with protein MRSEILRLAVERGVMIATAESCTAGMVAAALTDLPGSSAIFDRGFVTYTNAAKREMLGVEQSTLDAHGAVSEAVAVEMAQGALARSDAAIAVSLSGIAGPGGSEHKPEGRVCFALAGPGGTQSETVEFGALGRDRVRAASRDHALSLILAALRAL; from the coding sequence ATGCGTTCTGAGATCCTCCGGCTCGCGGTCGAGCGTGGCGTGATGATCGCCACGGCAGAAAGCTGCACCGCGGGGATGGTGGCGGCGGCGCTGACCGATCTGCCGGGATCCTCCGCGATCTTCGACCGTGGATTTGTCACCTATACCAATGCCGCCAAGCGCGAGATGCTGGGTGTGGAGCAGAGCACGCTGGACGCCCATGGCGCAGTGTCCGAAGCGGTCGCCGTCGAAATGGCCCAAGGCGCGCTGGCGCGGTCGGACGCGGCCATCGCCGTTTCGCTCAGCGGGATCGCCGGGCCCGGCGGGTCGGAGCACAAGCCCGAAGGGCGCGTCTGTTTTGCACTGGCCGGTCCGGGCGGAACGCAGAGCGAGACCGTGGAATTCGGCGCGCTGGGTCGCGACAGGGTGCGCGCGGCGTCCCGCGATCACGCGCTGTCGCTGATCCTTGCGGCGTTGCGCGCGCTTTAG
- the guaA gene encoding glutamine-hydrolyzing GMP synthase, producing MTKSTPLAAAHDRLLIIDFGSQVTQLIARRLRELNVYCEIHPFNTVDEAFLAEFAPKAVILSGGPASVIDAESPRPPARVFELDVPILGICYGQQVMMEMLGGKVERGHGTAEFGRAYVKPTEDRIDLLKGWFLEEREQVWMSHGDHVSKIAPGFAVYGTSPNAPFAVTADLDRRFYAVQFHPEVHHTPNGKTLYENFVKDAGFTGDWTMDAYREEAVRKIREQVGDKKVICALSGGVDSSVAAVLIHEAIGDQLTCVFVDHGLMRLNEATEVVTMFREHYNLPLIHADESELFLGKLDGVSDPETKRKIIGGLFIDVFQKYANEIEGAEFLAQGTLYPDVIESVSFSGGPSVTIKSHHNVGGLPEKMGLKLVEPLRELFKDEVRALGHELGLPASFIGRHPFPGPGLAIRCPGEITREKLEILRKADAVYIDQIRKHGLYDEIWQAFVAILPVRTVGVMGDGRTYDFACALRAVTSVDGMTADYYPFTHEFLGETATRIINEVAGINRVTYDITSKPPGTIEWE from the coding sequence ATGACAAAATCCACTCCCCTCGCGGCGGCGCACGACCGTCTTCTCATCATCGATTTCGGCAGCCAGGTGACGCAGCTGATCGCGCGGCGCCTGCGCGAGTTGAACGTCTATTGCGAAATCCATCCGTTCAACACGGTCGACGAGGCTTTCCTCGCTGAATTCGCCCCCAAGGCCGTGATTCTGTCCGGTGGGCCCGCCTCCGTGATCGACGCGGAATCGCCCCGCCCGCCGGCGCGGGTGTTCGAGCTGGATGTGCCGATTTTGGGGATTTGCTACGGCCAGCAGGTGATGATGGAGATGCTGGGCGGCAAGGTCGAACGCGGCCACGGCACCGCCGAATTCGGCCGCGCCTATGTCAAGCCCACCGAAGACCGGATCGATCTGCTCAAGGGCTGGTTCCTCGAAGAGCGCGAACAGGTCTGGATGAGCCACGGCGATCATGTCAGCAAGATCGCGCCGGGCTTTGCGGTCTACGGCACCTCGCCCAACGCGCCCTTTGCGGTCACCGCCGACCTCGACCGGCGTTTCTATGCGGTGCAGTTCCACCCCGAGGTGCACCACACCCCGAACGGCAAGACGCTCTACGAGAATTTCGTCAAGGACGCAGGGTTCACCGGCGACTGGACGATGGATGCCTACCGCGAAGAGGCGGTGCGCAAGATCCGCGAGCAGGTGGGCGACAAGAAGGTGATCTGTGCGCTGTCGGGCGGCGTCGATTCCTCGGTTGCTGCCGTGCTGATCCACGAGGCCATCGGCGATCAGCTGACTTGCGTTTTCGTCGATCATGGCCTGATGCGGCTGAACGAGGCGACCGAAGTCGTCACCATGTTCCGCGAGCATTACAATCTGCCGCTGATCCACGCGGACGAATCCGAACTGTTCCTCGGCAAGCTCGACGGCGTCAGCGACCCCGAGACCAAGCGCAAGATCATCGGCGGGCTCTTCATCGACGTCTTCCAGAAATACGCCAACGAGATCGAGGGTGCGGAATTCCTCGCGCAAGGCACGCTGTATCCAGATGTGATCGAGTCGGTCTCGTTCAGCGGCGGGCCGAGCGTCACGATCAAGAGCCACCACAACGTGGGCGGTCTGCCGGAAAAGATGGGCCTGAAACTGGTCGAGCCGCTGCGCGAACTCTTCAAGGACGAGGTGCGCGCCCTGGGCCACGAGCTGGGCCTGCCCGCCAGCTTCATCGGGCGGCACCCCTTCCCCGGTCCGGGCCTTGCGATCCGCTGCCCCGGCGAGATCACGCGCGAAAAGCTCGAGATCCTGCGCAAGGCGGATGCCGTCTATATCGACCAGATTCGCAAGCACGGGCTTTACGACGAGATCTGGCAGGCTTTCGTCGCCATTCTGCCGGTGCGCACGGTCGGCGTGATGGGCGACGGGCGGACCTATGATTTTGCCTGTGCCCTGCGTGCCGTCACCTCCGTCGACGGGATGACCGCGGATTATTATCCTTTCACCCACGAGTTTCTGGGCGAAACGGCAACGCGCATCATCAACGAAGTGGCGGGCATCAACCGCGTGACCTACGACATCACCAGCAAACCGCCCGGAACCATCGAATGGGAATGA
- a CDS encoding MmgE/PrpD family protein, producing the protein MGITSQLIKFTTTDVPEEAAAMMRLSLFDWAACGIAGASEAEFAPFKRAQMVEDGPAQVFGGGQAGAAVAALVNGTLSHALDYDDTHFAHIGHPSVAVLPATLALAETLGTALTDAVDAATVGVEASILVGQWLGRDHYQIGYHQTATAGAFGATLAAARLLGLDKSQIRHALGLCASMASGLKSQFGTMGKPLNAGLAARTGVEAALWAQAGMTAAEDGLAGPLGFGETHHGRAEPVKMPRKEWAISTISHKYHACCHGLHATLEALAEVDAETDRIEAIRIRTHPRWMSVCNIAAPKTGLEAKFSYTQVTAMALSGHATASIGNFNDTLARDPALKALRERVEVVEDDTLTETQSQVTLTLTSGEVRRHRHDLLAPMSLETRSVKLRDKVMALLGETRGAQLWEAAIGQDLESLTGCFAGA; encoded by the coding sequence ATGGGCATTACATCGCAACTGATCAAATTCACCACCACCGACGTCCCCGAGGAGGCGGCGGCGATGATGCGGCTGTCGCTGTTCGACTGGGCCGCCTGCGGCATCGCGGGGGCGTCCGAGGCCGAGTTCGCGCCGTTCAAACGCGCGCAGATGGTCGAGGACGGACCGGCGCAGGTCTTTGGCGGCGGGCAGGCGGGGGCGGCTGTGGCGGCGCTTGTGAACGGCACGCTCAGCCACGCGCTGGATTACGATGACACCCATTTCGCCCATATCGGCCACCCCTCGGTCGCGGTCCTGCCCGCCACGCTGGCGCTGGCCGAAACCCTGGGCACCGCGCTGACCGATGCCGTGGACGCCGCCACGGTAGGGGTCGAGGCGTCGATTCTCGTCGGTCAGTGGCTGGGCCGTGACCATTACCAGATCGGGTACCACCAGACCGCCACGGCCGGTGCCTTCGGTGCCACATTGGCCGCGGCGCGTCTGCTCGGGCTCGACAAATCGCAGATCCGCCATGCGCTTGGTCTGTGCGCCAGCATGGCGTCAGGGCTGAAATCGCAGTTCGGCACCATGGGCAAACCGCTCAACGCAGGGCTGGCGGCCCGCACCGGGGTCGAAGCCGCGCTCTGGGCGCAGGCGGGCATGACCGCCGCCGAGGACGGCCTCGCAGGCCCGCTGGGCTTTGGCGAAACCCACCACGGCAGGGCCGAGCCCGTAAAGATGCCGCGCAAGGAATGGGCCATCAGCACCATCAGCCACAAGTACCACGCCTGCTGCCACGGCTTGCACGCCACACTTGAAGCCCTCGCCGAAGTCGACGCGGAAACCGACCGGATCGAGGCGATCCGCATCCGCACCCATCCGCGCTGGATGAGCGTGTGCAACATCGCCGCCCCAAAAACCGGGCTGGAAGCGAAATTCAGCTACACGCAGGTGACCGCGATGGCGCTGAGCGGCCACGCCACTGCCAGCATCGGCAACTTCAACGATACGCTCGCCCGTGATCCCGCGCTGAAGGCGCTGCGCGAGCGGGTCGAAGTGGTCGAGGACGACACCCTGACCGAGACCCAGTCGCAGGTCACCCTGACGCTGACCTCGGGCGAAGTCCGCCGCCACCGGCACGATCTGCTTGCCCCCATGAGCCTCGAAACCCGCAGCGTGAAACTGCGCGACAAGGTCATGGCCCTTCTGGGAGAGACGCGCGGCGCGCAACTCTGGGAAGCCGCGATCGGACAGGATCTCGAATCGCTGACGGGGTGTTTCGCGGGCGCCTAA
- a CDS encoding trimethylamine methyltransferase family protein, giving the protein MVQATRRARGGGGAARRAERSAVSFETAKFIERNIPNFEILNEEALVIIETNAETVLEEIGVNFPDNPRALQRWRDAGADVQGDRVRIPRGLARELIKTAPSSYTQHARNPDRNVVVGGNSLVLAPVYGPPFVRDAAGGRRYATMEDFRKFVKLGYMSKWLHHSGGTVCEPTDIAVNKRHLDMLHAHMTLSDKPFMGSVTEPSRAQDSVDMCGVLFGEDFVQQNTVMTSLININSPMTFDDVMMGSLEVYAQNNQACIISPFIVGGAMAPVSVAGTLTQVLAESLAGIAYSQLCRAGAPVILGAFVTSIDMNSGAPTFGTPEAAHITYGAGQLARRLGLPYRSAGSFCGSKLPDAQAAYETSNSLNMGLLSGVNFMLHACGWLEGGLVSSFEKFVMDADQLGTLHHLAQGISVDENAQAMDAIREVGPGGHYLGCAHTQANFKSAFWKSDLLDYKPFETWEDEGARDTQALASLRVEKLLNTYQQPPMEAATAEALEAFVAERKAREPDSFM; this is encoded by the coding sequence ATGGTGCAGGCAACACGACGGGCACGGGGCGGCGGCGGGGCCGCGCGGCGCGCGGAGCGCAGCGCGGTATCGTTCGAGACGGCAAAGTTTATCGAGCGCAACATCCCCAATTTCGAGATCCTCAACGAAGAGGCGCTGGTCATCATCGAAACCAACGCCGAAACCGTTCTCGAAGAGATCGGCGTGAACTTTCCCGACAACCCGCGCGCGCTGCAACGCTGGCGCGATGCCGGCGCCGACGTGCAGGGCGACCGTGTCCGCATCCCGCGCGGCCTTGCGCGCGAACTGATCAAGACCGCGCCGTCCAGCTATACCCAGCACGCGCGAAACCCCGACCGGAACGTGGTCGTGGGCGGCAACAGCCTCGTTCTGGCGCCGGTCTACGGGCCGCCCTTCGTGCGCGATGCCGCCGGGGGCCGCCGCTATGCGACGATGGAGGATTTCCGCAAGTTCGTGAAGCTCGGCTATATGTCGAAATGGCTTCACCACTCGGGCGGGACAGTGTGCGAACCGACGGATATCGCCGTCAACAAGCGCCACCTCGACATGCTGCACGCGCATATGACCCTCTCGGACAAGCCCTTCATGGGGTCGGTCACCGAACCCAGCCGCGCGCAGGACAGCGTGGACATGTGCGGCGTGCTCTTCGGCGAGGATTTCGTTCAGCAGAACACCGTGATGACCTCGCTGATCAACATCAACTCGCCGATGACCTTCGACGACGTGATGATGGGCTCATTGGAAGTCTACGCCCAGAACAATCAGGCCTGCATCATTTCCCCCTTCATCGTCGGCGGGGCCATGGCCCCTGTCAGCGTGGCGGGTACGTTGACGCAGGTTCTGGCCGAATCGCTGGCGGGCATTGCCTACAGCCAGCTGTGCCGCGCGGGCGCGCCGGTGATCCTCGGTGCCTTCGTCACCTCCATCGACATGAACTCGGGCGCACCGACATTCGGCACCCCCGAAGCGGCCCATATCACCTACGGTGCCGGACAGCTGGCACGGCGGCTGGGGCTGCCTTACCGGTCGGCGGGATCCTTCTGCGGCTCGAAGCTGCCCGATGCGCAGGCCGCCTACGAGACGTCGAACAGCCTCAACATGGGGCTTCTGTCTGGCGTGAACTTCATGCTGCACGCCTGCGGCTGGCTCGAAGGCGGGCTGGTGTCGTCCTTCGAGAAATTCGTGATGGATGCCGACCAGTTGGGCACGTTGCACCATCTGGCGCAGGGCATATCGGTGGACGAGAACGCGCAGGCCATGGACGCCATCCGCGAAGTCGGCCCCGGCGGCCACTACCTTGGCTGTGCGCACACGCAGGCGAATTTCAAATCCGCCTTCTGGAAATCGGACTTGCTGGATTACAAACCCTTCGAGACATGGGAGGACGAGGGCGCGCGCGATACCCAGGCCCTGGCCAGCCTCCGTGTCGAGAAACTGCTCAACACCTACCAGCAGCCCCCGATGGAGGCCGCGACGGCAGAGGCGCTCGAGGCGTTCGTCGCCGAGCGAAAGGCGCGCGAGCCCGACAGCTTCATGTAA
- a CDS encoding type II toxin-antitoxin system RatA family toxin codes for MPTHSETRRLPYTADQMYALVADVRKYPEFLPWTAAARVIRDEDRGDHRVMDADLVISFKVFRERFTSRVKLWPETMHIDTEYLDGPFKKMISTWDFKDVEGGCEVKFFVDFEFRNAILQRIIGVVFNEAMQRVVKAFEKRAQALYG; via the coding sequence ATGCCCACACATTCCGAGACCAGGCGGCTGCCCTATACCGCAGACCAGATGTACGCTCTTGTGGCCGACGTTCGCAAATATCCCGAATTCCTGCCGTGGACCGCGGCCGCACGGGTGATCCGCGACGAAGACCGCGGCGACCACCGCGTCATGGACGCCGATCTGGTGATTTCCTTCAAGGTATTCCGCGAACGCTTTACCAGCCGCGTGAAACTGTGGCCCGAGACCATGCACATCGACACCGAATACCTCGACGGTCCGTTCAAGAAAATGATCTCGACCTGGGATTTCAAGGATGTCGAAGGCGGCTGCGAGGTGAAGTTTTTCGTGGATTTCGAATTTCGCAACGCGATCCTGCAACGCATCATCGGCGTGGTTTTCAACGAAGCGATGCAGCGGGTCGTCAAAGCATTTGAGAAGCGCGCGCAGGCGCTTTATGGCTAG